A single window of Chitinophaga sp. XS-30 DNA harbors:
- a CDS encoding sugar MFS transporter: MMKGAIISISKEKSAYNKHLVFWAACTGLLLFGITLITLGAVVLELRAKFGLDGVAAGTLFSIMPIGILAGSLLFGPICDRYGYKLLLILASLGLCAGFEGIAYASHTAVLKGCIFVFGLSGGIINGTTNAVVADISTRGKGASLSLLGVSFGIGALGMPQLLGALRGYFEWHAIVAAIGWVAFTLGLLYALIRFPPAKQQGTRLFAQSGKMFSDITLLLIGFFLFCQSSFEAIINNWTTTYLTAGGHMEEHSALYALSLYVAGLTVMRLLTGSVFRTVSPQHMLLISLLLMPMGILLLQAGATFGWSALGLILLGAGLAGGFPIMLGFVGERYADRSGTAFSFVLVIALTGNMLVNYMMGLVVQHYGIQYLTTVAFAEWLVMLLLCSRIVRRLK; the protein is encoded by the coding sequence ATGATGAAGGGAGCAATCATATCTATATCGAAAGAGAAAAGTGCTTACAACAAACACCTGGTGTTCTGGGCGGCCTGCACCGGTCTGCTGCTTTTCGGCATTACGCTCATTACGCTCGGCGCCGTAGTATTGGAACTCCGCGCGAAATTCGGGCTGGATGGTGTAGCGGCAGGTACGCTCTTTTCCATCATGCCCATCGGCATCCTCGCCGGTTCTTTATTGTTCGGCCCGATCTGTGACCGGTACGGATATAAACTGTTGCTGATACTGGCTTCCCTGGGGCTTTGTGCCGGTTTTGAAGGCATTGCCTATGCCTCTCACACGGCGGTGCTGAAAGGATGCATTTTTGTTTTCGGATTATCCGGCGGTATCATCAACGGAACAACCAATGCTGTGGTGGCCGATATCAGCACACGCGGGAAAGGGGCATCACTGAGCCTGCTGGGCGTTTCCTTCGGCATTGGCGCACTGGGCATGCCGCAATTGCTGGGCGCCCTGCGGGGGTATTTTGAATGGCATGCCATCGTGGCCGCCATCGGCTGGGTGGCCTTTACCCTGGGGCTGCTGTACGCTCTCATCCGTTTCCCGCCCGCCAAGCAGCAAGGCACCCGGCTGTTCGCGCAAAGCGGAAAAATGTTCAGCGATATCACCCTGCTGCTCATCGGTTTTTTCCTGTTCTGCCAAAGCAGCTTCGAGGCCATCATCAATAACTGGACGACCACTTACCTCACCGCAGGAGGCCATATGGAGGAGCATAGCGCCCTGTATGCCCTGTCCCTTTACGTAGCCGGATTGACCGTGATGCGCCTGCTGACGGGCAGCGTGTTCAGGACCGTGTCGCCCCAGCATATGCTGCTGATCTCGCTGCTGCTGATGCCGATGGGCATTCTGTTGCTGCAGGCCGGCGCCACATTCGGCTGGTCCGCTCTCGGCCTGATCCTGCTGGGAGCCGGACTGGCAGGAGGGTTCCCCATCATGCTGGGCTTTGTTGGCGAGCGGTATGCAGACCGGTCCGGCACGGCCTTCAGTTTTGTACTGGTGATCGCGCTCACGGGGAATATGCTGGTCAATTACATGATGGGGCTGGTGGTGCAGCACTATGGCATTCAGTACCTGACCACCGTAGCATTTGCGGAATGGCTGGTGATGTTGCTGCTGTGCAGCCGCATCGTCAGAAGATTGAAATGA
- a CDS encoding RagB/SusD family nutrient uptake outer membrane protein: MINAIYKRLIPLMLVGLLLATSCRKGFLDTVPDNVTTLKDIFTNKAMTEQWLARCYSIMPSMWDQPYNNVWSGQTDEVDYAWVQPGINSGAITPDNASPNNWNPYYQTIRQCAIFIREAGQNTEILEQPNGEELLKQYIAEARFLRAYYYWLMMKQYGPVVLMGEDPKAPEEDFQIPRSSWDECVEYVLSEMDKAYTDVPVVHLNAGGGGVDNTQTGRITKPVISAVKSQVLLFHASPLFNGNTDLADFKNYDGKQLFNQTYDPQRWKAAADAAREVINLNRYELFKVANADPFQAAFLSYRNLFFDGYPKEAIWIRSSSADGHWERHVSPRASNGNAWNGIAVTQEMVDAFRMADGKSITDPASTYSETGFTATGTNFYVDGTYNMYVGREARFYVNVTFNGATIPVVPDAAYSRVEFFFTGNSGKNGAPRDWPSTGYTARKNVHPTTDFRNNKYVGRPAMMIRLAEIYLNYAEALNEYSPGHADVLFYLNEVRNRAGLPSLTGGSQEELRKEIRLERQLELMFEGHRYWDVRRWKVPERPESHQGGQFHGMNIEKGTFLSDPEFHQRTVVFTRAQWQPRYYFYPVPQSEIDRNKQLVQFPGY; encoded by the coding sequence ATGATCAACGCTATATATAAAAGACTTATTCCGCTGATGCTCGTTGGTTTGCTGCTGGCTACCTCCTGCCGGAAAGGTTTCCTGGATACGGTGCCGGATAACGTGACCACACTGAAAGATATCTTTACCAACAAGGCGATGACCGAACAATGGCTGGCCCGTTGTTATTCCATCATGCCCAGTATGTGGGACCAGCCCTACAATAACGTATGGAGCGGGCAGACCGATGAAGTGGATTACGCATGGGTGCAGCCCGGCATCAACTCCGGCGCCATCACCCCGGATAACGCCAGTCCGAATAACTGGAATCCTTATTACCAGACCATCCGCCAGTGCGCCATTTTCATCCGGGAGGCAGGGCAGAATACGGAGATACTTGAACAACCGAACGGGGAGGAATTGCTGAAACAGTACATCGCTGAAGCCCGCTTCCTCCGTGCTTATTATTACTGGCTGATGATGAAGCAATACGGCCCGGTGGTGCTGATGGGAGAGGATCCGAAAGCACCGGAAGAAGACTTCCAGATACCGCGCAGCTCCTGGGATGAATGTGTGGAATATGTATTGTCGGAAATGGATAAAGCCTATACCGATGTGCCGGTAGTGCACCTGAATGCCGGTGGCGGAGGAGTGGACAATACGCAGACCGGCAGGATCACGAAGCCGGTGATCTCCGCCGTGAAGTCGCAGGTGCTGTTATTCCACGCCAGCCCGCTGTTCAATGGCAACACTGATCTGGCCGACTTCAAAAATTATGACGGGAAACAGCTCTTTAACCAGACCTACGATCCCCAACGCTGGAAAGCAGCGGCGGATGCGGCGCGGGAGGTTATCAACCTGAACCGCTACGAATTGTTCAAGGTAGCGAATGCCGATCCCTTCCAGGCCGCATTCCTCTCTTACCGCAATCTTTTCTTTGACGGATATCCGAAAGAGGCCATCTGGATACGCTCTTCCAGCGCGGATGGCCACTGGGAAAGGCATGTAAGTCCCCGTGCATCCAATGGCAATGCCTGGAACGGTATTGCCGTTACACAGGAAATGGTGGACGCCTTCCGCATGGCGGACGGGAAATCCATTACCGATCCGGCAAGCACTTATTCGGAAACAGGATTTACCGCCACCGGCACCAATTTTTATGTAGACGGAACTTATAACATGTATGTAGGGCGTGAAGCCCGTTTTTATGTGAATGTTACGTTTAACGGCGCAACCATTCCCGTGGTGCCGGATGCCGCATATTCCCGCGTGGAATTCTTCTTTACGGGCAACAGCGGCAAGAACGGCGCTCCGCGCGACTGGCCAAGCACCGGATATACCGCCCGCAAGAACGTTCATCCTACCACCGATTTCCGGAATAACAAATATGTAGGCCGTCCCGCTATGATGATCCGCCTGGCGGAGATCTACCTGAACTATGCGGAAGCCTTGAATGAGTACAGCCCCGGCCATGCCGATGTGCTGTTCTACCTCAACGAGGTCAGGAACCGTGCCGGCCTGCCTTCCCTTACCGGCGGCAGCCAGGAAGAACTGCGGAAGGAGATCCGCCTGGAAAGGCAGCTGGAGCTGATGTTTGAAGGGCACCGTTACTGGGATGTGCGCAGATGGAAAGTGCCGGAAAGGCCGGAATCCCATCAGGGCGGACAGTTCCACGGGATGAACATCGAGAAGGGCACATTCCTTTCCGACCCCGAGTTTCATCAGCGCACCGTGGTATTTACACGCGCACAGTGGCAACCGAGATATTATTTTTATCCTGTACCCCAAAGTGAGATAGACAGGAACAAACAGCTGGTGCAGTTTCCCGGCTATTAG